In Aedes albopictus strain Foshan chromosome 3, AalbF5, whole genome shotgun sequence, the following are encoded in one genomic region:
- the LOC134291290 gene encoding uncharacterized protein LOC134291290 yields the protein MDGVQNRVRVSGELSSSFESRRGLRQGDGLSCLLFNSRGTIFTKSGQFVCFGDDMDIIARTFGTVAELYNRLKREAAKVGLVVNASKTKYMLVGGTENDRIHLGSNVTIDGDTFEVVEEFVYLGSLLTADNNVSREIRRHIISGSRAYFGLQKKLRSKKIHPRTKCTMYKTLIRPVILNGHVTWTMLEEDLQALGVFERRVLRAIFGGVQENGVWRRRMNHELAALYGEPSIQKVVKAGRIRWAGHVARMPDNNPAKLVFATDPVGTRRRGAQRARWADQVERDLASIGRDRGWRAAATNRVLWRNIVDSVLS from the coding sequence atggacggtgtgcaaaaccgcgtaagggtttcgggtgaactgtctagttcattcgaatctcgccggggactgcgacaaggtgacggtctctcatgcctactcttcaacagccggggaacgattttcacaaaatccggacaatttgtgtgctttggggacgatatggacattattgcaagaacatttggaacggtggcagagttgtacaaccgcctgaaacgcgaagcagcaaaggtcggactggtggtgaatgcctcaaaaacaaagtacatgctggtaggcggaaccgaaaacgaccggatccatctgggtagtaatgttacgatagacggggatactttcgaggtggtggaggaattcgtctacctcggatccttactgacggctgacaacaacgtaagccgtgaaattcggaggcacatcatcagcggaagtcgggcctacttcgggctccagaagaaactgcggtcgaaaaagattcacccacgcaccaaatgcaccatgtacaaaacgctaataagaccggtaatcctcaacGGGCAcgtgacatggaccatgctcgaggaggacctgcaagcactcggagttttcgagcgacgcgtgctaagggcgatcttcggcggtgtgcaggaaaacggtgtgtggcggagaagaatgaaccacgagctcgctgcactttacggcgaacccagcatccagaaggtggtcaaagccggaaggatacggtgggcagggcatgttgcaagaatgccggacaacaaccctgcaaagctggtgtttgcaactgatccggttggcacaagaaggcgtggagcgcagagagcacgatgggcggaccaggtggagcgtgacttggcgagcatcgggcgcgaccgaggatggagagcggcagccacgaaccgtgtattatggagaaatattgtagattcagttttatcttga